A genomic window from Prochlorococcus sp. RS04 includes:
- the metH gene encoding methionine synthase, whose amino-acid sequence MESFRTYLNRDEKPLIIFDGGTGTSFQNLNLTADDFGGKELEGCNENLVLSSPEIVEKVHNSFLEAGCHVIETNTFGASSIVLDEYDIADKAYEINKTAAFIAKKAAAKYSSVDKPRFVAGSIGPTTKLPTLGHIEFDELKQSYKEQIYGLIDGGVDLLLIETCQDVLQIKSALLASKEILKSKNIEIPLMVSITMETTGTMLVGSDIASALTILEPFNIDILGLNCATGPEQMKEHIKYLSENSPFAISCIPNAGLPENIGGVAHYRLKPIELKMQLMNFIYDFNVQLIGGCCGTTPEHIKYLSSIIDEIIDNERNNNNGKEISNGFTPSASSIYNSVPYKQDNSILIVGERLNASGSKKVRELLNNDDWDGLVAIAKQQQKENAHVLDVNVDYVGRDGVKDMKEITSRLVTNINLPLMIDSTDADKMESGLKSAGGKCIINSTNYEDGNERFDQVLNLALGYGSGLVVGTIDEDGMARNSEKKYKIVKRAINRTRECGLSDYELFFDPLALPISTGIEEDRLNAKETISAILKIRENFPDIHIILGISNISFGLSPLSRINLNSIFLDECIKAGLDSAIIAPNKILPLSKISEETKKLCLDLIYDKRKFEDDICIYDPLVELTKAFQDLSIQDFKKASSENKNLTLEESLKNHIIDGEKIGLEDQLNKALKKYKPLEIINTFLLDGMKVVGDLFGSGQMQLPFVLQSAETMKFAVSILEPHMETVDENISNGKLLIATVKGDVHDIGKNLVDIILTNNGYDVINLGIKQDVSAIIDAQKKHNADCIAMSGLLVKSTAFMKDNLEAFNNEDISVPVILGGAALTPKFVNEDCSKIYKGKILYGKDAFTDLKFMNEYMDNKKKGNWSNTEGFINNKGININLASPKSNSQAVKESISINTETSKLNLKENFIRSKFINEEEPIKAPFLGTKVLNDVDIDLNKLIFYLDTKALFSGQWQIKKGKNQSVDEYNNYLDSYAKPLLDKWLETIIEKKLISPKAVYGYFKCGRKDNSIFLFDKKSLNKISQFNFPRQKSGNNLCIADFYCDLKNDKPIDIFPMQAVTMGDIASEYSQKLFKEDKYSDYLLFHGLTVQLAEALAEYVHALIRIECGFRSEEPYKNREILAQKYRGARYSFGYPACPKVSDSNIQLSLLDAKRINLTMDESEQLHPEQSTTAIISLHSKAKYFSA is encoded by the coding sequence ATGGAATCTTTCAGGACCTATCTAAATAGAGATGAAAAACCATTAATTATTTTTGACGGAGGTACTGGAACATCATTTCAGAACTTAAATCTTACTGCAGATGACTTTGGAGGAAAAGAATTAGAGGGATGTAATGAAAACCTTGTTTTATCATCGCCGGAGATAGTTGAGAAGGTTCATAATTCATTTTTAGAAGCAGGTTGTCATGTTATAGAAACTAATACATTTGGAGCCTCCTCAATAGTTCTTGATGAATATGATATTGCGGATAAGGCTTATGAGATAAATAAAACTGCCGCATTTATAGCAAAAAAAGCTGCCGCCAAATACTCATCAGTTGATAAACCAAGGTTTGTAGCAGGTTCAATTGGCCCAACAACTAAATTACCCACCTTAGGACATATAGAATTTGATGAATTAAAGCAATCATATAAAGAACAAATTTATGGTCTTATAGATGGAGGAGTTGATCTTCTTTTGATTGAAACTTGTCAGGATGTTTTACAAATTAAATCTGCCTTATTAGCATCAAAAGAAATTCTTAAAAGTAAAAATATTGAGATACCTTTAATGGTATCTATAACAATGGAAACAACAGGTACTATGCTTGTTGGATCTGATATTGCTTCTGCATTAACAATATTAGAGCCATTTAATATAGATATCCTTGGACTTAATTGTGCAACTGGTCCTGAGCAAATGAAGGAACATATTAAATATTTGTCTGAAAATTCTCCCTTCGCTATAAGCTGTATTCCCAATGCAGGTCTTCCTGAAAATATTGGTGGTGTAGCTCACTATAGATTAAAGCCAATAGAATTAAAGATGCAGTTAATGAATTTTATATATGACTTTAATGTTCAATTAATAGGTGGATGTTGTGGGACAACACCTGAACATATAAAATACCTTTCTTCAATAATTGATGAAATTATCGATAATGAAAGGAATAACAATAATGGAAAAGAAATTTCAAACGGTTTTACTCCATCTGCCTCATCAATATATAACTCTGTGCCATATAAACAAGACAATTCAATTTTGATAGTAGGAGAAAGATTAAATGCAAGTGGATCGAAAAAGGTAAGGGAGTTATTAAATAACGACGATTGGGATGGCTTAGTTGCAATTGCCAAGCAACAGCAAAAAGAAAACGCTCATGTTCTTGATGTAAATGTCGATTATGTAGGCAGAGACGGGGTGAAAGATATGAAAGAAATAACTTCAAGACTAGTTACCAATATAAATTTACCATTAATGATTGACTCTACAGATGCTGACAAAATGGAAAGTGGATTAAAGTCAGCTGGTGGTAAATGTATTATAAATTCAACCAATTACGAAGATGGCAATGAAAGGTTTGATCAAGTTCTAAATTTAGCCTTAGGGTACGGATCAGGTCTTGTAGTCGGAACAATTGATGAAGATGGAATGGCAAGGAATTCAGAAAAAAAATATAAGATTGTCAAACGAGCGATTAATAGAACAAGAGAATGTGGTTTGTCAGATTATGAGTTATTTTTTGATCCATTAGCTTTGCCAATATCTACAGGGATAGAAGAAGATAGATTAAACGCTAAAGAAACTATTAGTGCTATATTAAAAATTCGTGAAAATTTCCCAGATATTCATATCATACTTGGGATATCAAACATAAGTTTTGGTCTTTCACCATTATCAAGAATTAATCTAAATTCAATATTTTTAGATGAATGCATTAAAGCAGGATTAGATTCTGCTATCATCGCACCAAATAAAATTTTGCCATTATCAAAAATTTCTGAAGAAACTAAAAAGCTTTGCCTAGATTTGATTTATGATAAAAGAAAATTTGAAGATGATATTTGTATTTATGATCCATTAGTAGAATTAACAAAGGCTTTTCAAGATTTATCTATTCAAGATTTCAAAAAAGCATCTTCAGAAAATAAAAACCTTACTCTTGAAGAAAGTCTGAAAAATCATATTATTGATGGAGAAAAAATAGGATTAGAGGATCAATTAAATAAAGCGTTAAAAAAATATAAACCTCTTGAAATAATTAATACCTTTTTACTAGATGGGATGAAAGTTGTAGGAGATTTATTTGGCTCAGGTCAAATGCAATTACCATTTGTACTCCAATCCGCTGAAACAATGAAATTTGCGGTTTCAATTTTAGAACCACATATGGAAACTGTAGATGAAAATATATCAAATGGAAAACTCTTAATTGCGACTGTCAAAGGCGATGTACATGATATTGGAAAAAATTTGGTAGATATAATACTTACTAATAATGGTTATGACGTTATAAATCTTGGAATAAAGCAAGATGTTTCAGCAATTATAGATGCACAAAAGAAGCACAATGCAGATTGCATAGCTATGAGCGGATTACTTGTTAAATCAACTGCATTTATGAAAGATAATTTAGAGGCTTTTAACAATGAAGATATTAGTGTACCAGTAATATTAGGAGGCGCAGCCTTAACCCCAAAATTTGTAAATGAGGACTGCAGCAAAATATATAAAGGGAAAATATTGTACGGAAAAGATGCGTTCACTGATCTTAAATTCATGAATGAATATATGGATAATAAAAAAAAGGGTAATTGGTCAAATACAGAGGGTTTCATAAACAATAAGGGTATAAATATTAATTTAGCCTCACCAAAATCCAACTCTCAAGCTGTTAAAGAATCAATATCAATAAATACCGAGACTTCCAAATTAAATTTAAAAGAAAATTTTATAAGATCTAAATTTATAAATGAAGAAGAACCAATTAAAGCTCCTTTCTTGGGAACGAAAGTCTTGAACGACGTTGATATAGATTTAAATAAATTAATTTTTTATTTAGATACAAAAGCTCTATTTAGCGGACAATGGCAAATAAAAAAAGGAAAAAACCAAAGCGTAGATGAATACAATAACTATTTGGATTCATATGCTAAACCATTGTTAGATAAATGGTTAGAGACAATTATAGAAAAAAAACTTATTTCACCCAAAGCAGTTTATGGATATTTCAAGTGCGGGAGAAAAGATAATAGTATTTTCTTATTTGATAAGAAATCATTAAATAAAATTTCTCAATTTAATTTTCCAAGACAAAAATCTGGGAATAATCTATGCATAGCTGACTTTTATTGTGATTTGAAAAATGATAAACCGATAGATATATTTCCTATGCAGGCAGTAACCATGGGCGATATTGCTAGTGAATATTCTCAAAAATTATTTAAAGAAGATAAATATAGCGATTATTTGTTATTCCATGGACTTACAGTGCAATTAGCAGAAGCTCTAGCTGAGTATGTCCATGCATTAATTCGTATTGAATGTGGTTTTAGATCTGAAGAACCATACAAAAATAGAGAAATACTAGCTCAAAAATATAGAGGAGCTAGATATTCATTTGGTTATCCTGCATGTCCAAAAGTATCTGATTCAAACATACAATTATCATTGTTGGATGCAAAAAGAATAAACTTGACCATGGATGAATCTGAACAACTCCATCCAGAACAAAGTACTACAGCTATCATTTCATTACACTCAAAAGCTAAATATTTCAGTGCTTAA
- a CDS encoding branched-chain amino acid transaminase — protein sequence MHEFLPYAWFEGKCISFKEAKISIATHALHYGTAAFGGMRAIPNPTNKEEFLLFRTDKHIKRLSQSAKLLLTDISEEYIFKALEEVIKRNKPEKPIYIRPFVYTSDLGIAPRLHNIETDFFIYCIELGDYLSPDGVSCRMSSWTRQEDRSLPLRGKISGAYITSSLAKTEASLSGFDEALLLNSSGKVSEASGMNLFIVRNGDLITPGVDQDILEGITRASVIELAKSFGINVIERPVDKTELLIADEVFLTGTAAKITPVKKIESTELNVERPIMNKLKSKLIEITEGRSQDYDNWVTRISLK from the coding sequence ATGCATGAATTTCTTCCATACGCCTGGTTCGAAGGTAAATGTATTTCATTTAAAGAAGCAAAAATATCAATAGCTACTCATGCACTACATTACGGTACTGCTGCATTTGGTGGAATGCGCGCGATACCTAACCCAACAAACAAAGAAGAATTCCTTTTGTTTAGAACTGATAAACATATAAAAAGATTATCTCAAAGTGCAAAATTACTCTTAACTGATATTTCTGAAGAATATATTTTTAAAGCCTTAGAAGAAGTTATAAAAAGAAACAAGCCAGAAAAACCTATTTATATAAGACCATTTGTATACACAAGCGATTTAGGTATAGCGCCAAGGTTACACAATATTGAAACAGATTTCTTTATTTATTGTATTGAACTAGGAGATTATCTATCCCCTGATGGTGTTTCTTGTAGAATGAGTAGTTGGACAAGACAAGAAGATAGATCTCTCCCCTTAAGAGGAAAAATAAGTGGAGCATATATTACTAGTTCATTGGCCAAAACAGAGGCTAGCTTATCAGGTTTTGATGAAGCCCTGCTATTAAATTCAAGTGGTAAGGTAAGCGAAGCTAGTGGTATGAATTTATTTATTGTAAGGAATGGAGACTTAATCACTCCTGGTGTTGATCAAGATATCCTTGAGGGGATTACTAGAGCTAGTGTAATTGAATTAGCAAAATCATTTGGAATAAATGTAATTGAGAGGCCTGTTGATAAAACAGAATTATTAATAGCAGATGAAGTTTTTCTAACTGGTACAGCAGCAAAAATTACACCAGTTAAAAAAATTGAATCAACTGAATTAAATGTTGAAAGACCAATAATGAATAAATTAAAAAGTAAGCTTATAGAAATAACAGAAGGTCGTTCTCAAGACTATGATAATTGGGTAACAAGAATTTCACTAAAATAA
- a CDS encoding DUF4922 domain-containing protein: MSLEIYWKKALEQTRLSIDDESLYPLKTDIITRDLYVKDDFIIRKLDTSKFNKKKIYGPKQNPFCPWEKILEIDKIGDNHQLILNKYPVQKGHILLITNEWKPQNGWLDIKDWRAIQQVNKDTSGLWFFNSSPIAGASQPHRHFQLLRRSKGEVTCPREKWFLEMNSNQDLDSKLKKNIIVSKFNFLENPSCLFEFYLELCNKLGLGDPIVDKKPIYPYNILITNKWIAIIKRKYDHIHGFSINGLGFAGYLLVTENSNINYLKKFGPEKLLESFV; this comes from the coding sequence ATGAGTTTAGAAATATATTGGAAAAAAGCGCTAGAACAAACTCGATTATCAATTGATGATGAATCATTATATCCTCTCAAAACTGATATTATTACAAGAGATTTATATGTAAAAGACGACTTCATAATTAGGAAACTCGATACTTCAAAATTTAATAAAAAAAAAATTTATGGTCCTAAGCAAAATCCATTTTGTCCTTGGGAAAAGATACTAGAAATTGATAAAATTGGTGATAATCATCAACTAATATTAAATAAGTACCCTGTACAAAAAGGTCATATTTTACTTATTACAAATGAATGGAAACCTCAAAATGGATGGTTAGATATTAAGGATTGGAGAGCGATCCAACAAGTTAATAAAGATACTAGTGGATTATGGTTTTTCAATAGTTCTCCAATTGCGGGAGCAAGTCAACCTCACAGGCATTTTCAACTTCTGCGTAGATCTAAAGGTGAGGTAACATGCCCTAGAGAAAAGTGGTTTTTAGAGATGAACTCAAATCAAGATCTAGATAGTAAGCTTAAAAAAAATATTATTGTATCCAAATTTAATTTTTTAGAAAATCCATCATGTCTTTTTGAATTTTACTTAGAATTATGCAACAAATTAGGGCTTGGGGATCCTATTGTTGATAAGAAACCGATATATCCTTACAACATTTTAATAACTAATAAATGGATCGCTATTATAAAAAGAAAGTATGATCATATTCATGGTTTCAGTATTAACGGTTTAGGATTTGCAGGATATCTATTAGTAACTGAAAATTCAAATATTAATTATTTAAAGAAATTTGGTCCTGAAAAACTTTTAGAAAGTTTTGTTTGA
- a CDS encoding DUF2237 family protein, whose translation MTINNQNQLNVLGEEIEICSCAPMTGWFRDGFCNYDKNDGGNHSICCVMDDNFLKYSKSQGNDLITPMPIYSFPGLKDGDHWCICLDRWKQALLDGLAPKVILESTNIVVLESVPLEKLKEYQFNKK comes from the coding sequence ATGACCATAAATAATCAAAATCAGTTAAATGTCCTTGGAGAAGAAATTGAGATTTGTAGTTGCGCCCCTATGACAGGGTGGTTCAGAGATGGATTTTGCAACTATGACAAAAATGATGGAGGAAATCATTCCATATGTTGTGTAATGGATGATAATTTCCTGAAATATAGTAAATCACAGGGTAATGATTTAATAACTCCCATGCCTATTTATTCCTTCCCAGGACTAAAGGATGGTGATCATTGGTGTATTTGTCTTGATAGGTGGAAGCAAGCATTATTAGACGGTCTTGCACCAAAAGTCATATTAGAATCAACGAATATTGTAGTCTTAGAATCAGTACCTCTGGAAAAATTGAAAGAATATCAATTTAATAAAAAATAA